Genomic window (Paenibacillus sp. PK3_47):
GTCACCATCCTTGTCATACTTGAAGAAGCCTTCGCCTGATTTCATTCCCAGTTGTCCCGCACGCACCATCTTTTTGAGGATAGTGGATGGACGGTACTTCAGTTCACCGTATTCACGGAACATGTTCTCCAGAGCGGCAAGAACGGAATCCAGACCAAAGCGGTCTGCCATTTCAAGCGGTCCATACTGGAACTGGTACCCGATGCGCATTGCATCGTCAATATCTTCAGGGGAAGCAACGCCTTCCTGGAGCACATGCATAGCCTCGTTGATGAAGAGACAAATAAGACGTGAAGTTACAAATCCCGGAGATTCATAAATCATTACGCCTTTTTTCTCAACGATCTCGTCCACAAAAGCCTTGGTATCTTCAAAAGTGGTGTCGGATGTTTTCAGGCCGCGTACAATCTCGACCAGATCCACCTTGCCTACTGGATGTATAAAATGCATGCCGATTACGCGTTCAGGATACATTGTAGAGCTGGCAAGTTCAGTCAAGCTGAGCGTTGACGTGTTGCTGGCCAGAATAATATGGCTTGGGCATACTTGATCAAGCTGGTTGAATACTTTCTGCTTGGCTTCCAGATCCTCGGTAATGGTCTCGATGACCATATCGCAGGAGCTGAGCTCGGCAAAATGTGTCACTTTTTGGATACGGCCCAGAATCAGCTTCTTCTCTGCCTGGGTGATCGCCCATTTCTCGAGCTGTTTGTCGAGATTTGTCTCGATCATGTCGTAAGAGTAGTCCAGTCTTTCTGAAGTTTTCTCCACCAGTAATACTTCCAGGCCTTTGGCTGCCAGCATTTCAGCAATCCCTTGACCCATTGTGCCACCGCCGATGACACCGATTTTTTTAAAATTCATAAAAAAGTCTCCATCCTTTCAGGTATCTATACTTTTGTATTGTACCTTGTCTGTCGTAAAAAATAAGTAGCCCGACATATAATAATATCTTAGCATGTCTGAAAAGTAAAAAAAAATAACCGGCATAAAGAATTATGCCGGTAAACGAACGCTGTCACGAAATTGACAACGAAATTGCTCTCCAGAGAGTACTTCTTCTTTCATTAAAATGTCAAGACAGTAATCAAATACATGCCGCTGGTTCTCAAGCATTTCCCGGGTACGGATCATCAGCTCGTCAAGAATTTTGCTGTTTTCCTTCATAAGCTCTTCTGTTGTAACCATCTGGAGATTGGCGATTCCGAGTGAGGTAAGACCTGACTTCATCATCGTTTCCACAATGTTCAGCGCCTGGTCAAAGTCACCGCGTGAACCGGTACTCCGTCCGCCGTAGAAAATCTCTTCTGAAGCGGCTCCGCCCAGCGCAATCATAATCTGGTCTTCAAGATAATCCTTGGTGTAAAGATACTGCTCAGCCTGCGGGTTATGACGCACATAGCCCAGTGCCTGCCCGCGGGGCGTAAGCGTTACCTGGCTGACACTGCCAGGACGCAGCAGCTCTGCCATAATGGCATGTCCAAGCTCGTGGATGGCAACCCGTTTCTTCTCTTCCTGATTTGTTTCGCGGTCTGTCTTTTCACCCATCATTACTTTGTCAATTGCCATTGCCAGATGCCGGTGCTCAACCTGGGTCAGATTCTCGCGCATCATGTAAATCGCAGCTTCATTCATCACACTTTCAAGCTGGGCGCCGGAAAAATTGTAAGCCTCCTCGGCAATCTTGTCCAGGTTGACATCAGGATGCAGCGGTTTATTTTTGGCATGCAGATCAAGGATCGATTTGCGGCCTTTCTTGTCAGGCATGTCCACCTGAATATGACGGTCAAAACGTCCCGGACGCAGCAGCGCCGAATCCAGCATTTCCTTACGGTTCGTGGCTGCAACCAGCAGGATGCGCGGCGTATCATTGTTATAAATCCCGTCCATCTCGGTCAGCAGCTGATTCAGGGTCTGATCATACTCGCGCTGCTGTCCGCCTTCACGTTTACCGCCGATAACATCAATTTCATCAATAAAAATAATTGCGCTTTGCTTGTTCTCTTTGACAGCACGGTTGCGGGCATCCTTGAACAAATCACGGATGCGGCCTGCACCGACACCCACATACATTTCTACAAACTCACTGCCAGATGCCGCAACGAACACAGAATTGGTATAATGTGCCGCAGCTTTGGCCATCAGCGTCTTCCCTGTCCCCGGAGGGCCTGTAAGCAGGATCCCTTTAAGCGGACGAATGCCGAATTTGCTGATTTCCTCATGCCGGATCAGAAAATCCAGCGCTTCACGCAGCTCCTGCTTGGCATTATCCTGACCGCCGATTTCTTCAAAGGTAAGCTTGGCCGGACCGTTCTTCTTGCGTTTCTTGTCAGCCCCTGCGTTAACAGCCAGTCCGCCGCGCAGATGAGCCAGCACAAGCAAAGCGCCAACCATCCCTGCAGCGATAATCACCGGAAAAATATTAATCCCCACAAATGCCATAAAAATCAGCATGACGGGCGCAAAACCGATGAGCACTTCTTTCCAATACTTAGGCATTGGTCCACGCTCCTAACGTTGCCGCAGTACGCGGTAAAATAATAAATTTGCTGTCAGTGCCATTGCTCAGGCTTACGTATACATTATTGTCATCAATTTCAGTGGTTGCTATCACATTCTGATATTCCGGATACTGCTCTTTCAGTCCATCAAGCTCAGTAGGTATAAGTGTATACTTGCGGCCTTCCATCGCTTCTGCAACAGAGAACATGGCCTTATCCCAATACTCATCCAGCAGATCATTCGATTTCTGAGTCACATCCAGCTTAAGTGAACGGCCGCCAATAGCCGACTTTCCTTCCAGGTTCACGTACTGCACGAGCTCTTTCAATTTGGTGCCTGGTGCAAGATCAAGTTTCAAAGTGACCTGGTTGCGGTTAATAGTTATATGTGAATCATTAACTCCTTCATAGGATGATACAATTTTCTGCAGCGGCTCCTGTACAGCAAACTGGCGGTAAGCATACCAGCCCCCGAACAACAGTGCAGCAGACAACAAAGACGTCAGCAGTACAGGTACAAGACGAAGTTTCAATGAACGTCCTCCTCTCAATGATGAACAGCATTATTACTATATTTATGTTAAACCAAACAGCGTGTCTAGCGCTCTTCCGAGACTGACATGCTCTTAAGCATGTCTTAATACAAATAGTAGTATATCACAGGTGTATATACGATTTATAATATAATTGTGAAAATATTTAAAATTTTTGATACTAATTTTTGGGTTGACAAACCGTCTTCTCCTCTATATCGGCAAAAAGACATGGATGATTAAGCTCTCACCATGTCTTTTCGGTATATATCTAATGCTATACTTTATGTACATCAATCACTCAAAGCGGTGAGCAGACCGGCACTAAAGGCTAAGACAGGCAGTGCTAACAAGAAAGACACCAGGGCGAATCCCTGAAACTTGACTCCTTTGCGCCCGTTTCTTTTTCCCGACCAAATCATCAGGAGCCCGGCAGCCAAGCACATCAGATAGACTGTAAAATAATGCAGTTCAATCCCCCCCCCGTTATGGCATTAATGCCCTTAAATCAGCATAAAAACAGCAGGCGGCCGTCTTCCCGCCCCCTGCTGTACATTCTAGTAACGCCCTAACTTTTAGCTGTTCGGTAAGCTGTACCCTTCCCCGATGGCTGCCCCGTCAGCAAAGCGGTAGAATTTGTAGTAATACCGCTCTTTATCCCTGTAAAACACCTGCCACGCATATTCCCCGTTATAGACTCCCGGCAACAGCCGTTTGATCTCAACTCCCGGCAGCTCGGCCGCTAGGGCCGTACGGATCTGTTCTTCCGACGTTCCGCCCGCAACTTCCGCCGCATAAATATCATTTACGCCTCCTGCAGGCTCGCCTTCCGTAGTAAAACGCACCCAGACCATCATTTCCGTCCCCGCACCGTTCTGGCCTGTAACCACCCAGTAAATCGCGTTTTCGTCCCAGACGGACTTCTTCGCTTCAGTAATATCAGTCAAGCCTGCCTGGTTCATGGCGACTTCCTCAGCTTTACTGCGTTCATTCCACTGGTCCTTCATGATATAGGCATAGAACTGGCTTAATCCGAACAGCAGGAGCAGAAACAGGGCTATGCCAAGCAGAAGCCATTTTCTCCTCTTCTTCAAGTGCAGCTCCCTTTCCTTATATTACCGTTTCAGCAGCCCTTCAAAGGTCTCCTGGGCTTTGCGGCGGATTTCTTCCTCATCCAGGGTCAGGCATTGACCGTGCTTCACAACCTGCAGACCGTTCACCCAGACATGCTCCACATCCTTGGCACTGGCCGAATAGACCACATGGGACAGAAGATCCGTATGCGGCAGCAGATGCGGCTGATCGATATCGATAGCGATAAAATCCGCCTTCATTCCCGGTGCAAGCCGGCCCACATTGTCGAGGAACACCGACCGGGCACCGTATTCGGTAGCCATCAGCAGCGCCTCAGGTGCCGGAACCGCTGTCGGGTCTCCGCTTACCCCTTTATGAATGAGAGCAGCGAGACGCATTTCTTCAAACATGTCCAGGTTATTGTTGCTGGCCGCACCGTCTGTTCCAAGAGATACGGGAACACCGGCTCTCAACAGCTCCGGCACACGTGCCACACCGCTGGCGAGCTTCAGGTTACTTCCCGGATTATGCGAAACCCCGACCTTGTAGCGGGCGAGAATGTCAATTTCCTCATCGTTCAGATGAACGCCGTGAGCGATGATTGAAGGACGCGTGAACATTCCCAGCTTCTCCAGGTGAGCCACAGGGCGCAGGCCGTAATCAGCCGCATTCTGCTCTACTTCATGACGGGTCTCGGACATATGTGTATGCATCGGCAGATCCAGATCATGGGCTGCCTGTACAAATTTCACGAAAAAGTCGGGAGGACAGGTATAAGGGGCATGCGGCGACATCATCGTGGTAATTCTGCCGTCCGCCTTGCCGTGCCAGTCTTGTGCAAACCGGATGGCTTCCGCGAGCTTATGGTTCTGCACATCCTCCGGGCACAATCCGATGACACCGCGCATCAGCACTGAACGGATGCCGGATTGCTCAACTACCCGGGCTACCCGGTCCATATGGTCATACATGTCCAGGAAGGTGGTTGTACCGCCCTTGAGCATTTCCAGGACAGACAGAGCTGTACCCCAGTATACATCTTCACCGGTGAACTTTTCTTCCATCGGCCACATTTTTTCCTGCAGCCAGGCCTGCAGCACCATATCATCCCCGTAGCCGCGCAGCAGGGACATTGCCGCATGACCGTGCGTATTGACCAGACCAGGCATGAACAGGAGCCTGCTGCCGTCTATCGTGCTCACACCGTCTTCAATAACGGGCTTCTCTTCTCCTATGTACGTTATCAAATCGTTTTCTATAGTCATGTATCCGTTCAGAACCGGCTGATGGCTTCCCGGAACCAGAAAACGTCCGTTAATGACTGTCTTATTGCTGCTCATTTGCTGTTTCTTCCTTTCCATCGTGCAAATAATAGGCCAGACTCTGCAGATCGGTCGTAAAATCGGCCGCATGTATCCGGATATTGGACGGGGTCTTCAGGATAACCGGGGCAAAATTCAAAATGGCTTCAATCCCTGACTCCACCAGAATATCTGCTACAGCCTGGGCTTCACTGTCCGGTACCGTAATAATACCGATGCGGATTCCCTGCTCACGGATCGTTTTGCCCAGCTCTTCCATAGGCTGGACCGTCAGAGAGTTGATCTTCTGCCCGATCTTGGGTGCGTAAGAATCAAATACGGCTGTGATCTTCATCGTATCCTTCAGATAAGCATTGTAATTGGACAGGGCGTGACCGAGATTACCGGCACCTACCAGAGCCACGTTGATCTGCTGGTCCAGCTTGAGGATGTGGCGGATTTTTTCGATCAGGTAAGAAACATCATAGCCGATGCCCTTGCGGCCAAAATCACCAAAATAGGCCAGGTCCTTGCGGATCTGTGCCGGATTCAGGTCGAGCTTCTGCCCCAGCTCCTGGGAAGACACGGTAGCGATTTCACGCTTTTGGAGATCATTCAGGAATCGCAGGTATACAGGAAGTCTGCGGACAACCGCCTCAGATATTTTTTCCGATTTCATGTATTCTCCTCCTAATGTAAGATGAACAGTCAATATATAGATCATAACCGTTAATGCGGTGAACCTTATGTTACCAGGAACACATCTCACAAAGCACCGCACTAACGGACTAAAGACAATGATATAAATATAAACAATGGCATGACGGGTTAATCAGCAGGCGGCAAGCCGCCAGCATTAGCAGTCGTTCAGGAAGCGCCGCCGTCATCCAGCCATTCCGCAATCCGCGGAACCATCTGATCGGTCAGCATATGCTCCATCTTTGGTCCCGGCAGCGAATACAGGAAGTACTTGCCGTAATTGGACTCAATCACTCTCGTATCATAGACGATGACAATTCCGCGGTCCTGGGCGGTACGCACCAGACGTCCGAAGCCCTGCTTGAACCGGATCACCGCCTGCGGCACAGACATTTTCATGAACGGATTTTTCTTCTGGGCCTGCAGCAGCTCCGCTTTGGCTTCGGCCAGCGGATGGTTAGGCGGCTGGAACGGCAGTCTGACAATCGCCAGGCAGGTCAGCGCCTCACCGGGAATATCTACGCCTTCCCAGAAGCTGCTTGTTCCAAGCAGCACTGCGGCCGGACTGTCCTGGAAACGCCGGATCAGCTTGTTGCGGCTGCCGCCCTCGACGCCCTGGCCCAGCACGGCAATTTCTTCTGAAGCAAGCACCTCCTTGAGCGGTTCATACACCTGCCGCAGCATGCGGTAGGAGGTGAACAGCACGAGCATGCGCCCCTTGGTAGCCACTGCCGCTTCGGCCAGGGAATGGACAAGCTTGTCGACAAACCTGGCATCGCCTATGCTGCCCTTGACGCTCGGAAAATCACGCGGAATAACAAGCAGCGCCTGCTCCCGGTAATTAAACGGGGAAGGCAGCAGTGCCGTCATCAGACGGTCCTGTTCAGCCGCTTCATTAAGACCGAGGTTGTCAATCATGAATTGGAAGGACTTGTCGACAGAGAGCGTGGCCGAAGTCAGCACAATGCTCTTTTTCTTATCGAAGAAAAGCTCCTTCAGCTGGCCGCTGACATCTACAGGTACAGCATACAGCTGCAGCGACTTGCCGCGGTAGTTCCCGCTGCCTTCCATCCAGTAGACATTATTCTCATCGTTAAGGCCCATAAAGAAACGGATCTGTTCACGGATAGACGCCAGGTCCTTGAACAAGCCGCTGATATCTGTGACCAGGCTGTCTGAGGACGACTGGCTCTCGCTCTCCCGCATCTCACTGAGCATCTTGTCACCCTTGCGGATGATATCACTGAGACTCAGATGCAGTGTATTTTCAAGCGGAGCGAGCTCCTCCCACTCCTTGGGCTTTCTGCCGGGATGGAGGCGGGTAACAAGCTGTCCGGCTTCACCTGCGGCTGCGTCGCTGCGTTCAGGGAGCATGGCGAACAGCTTGTCGCTCAGCGTGTCCCAGGTCTCCTTGACTGTCAGAAGATCAGGGTAGATCCTGTCGATCGTACCGCTCCACTCCGAAGCCTGCTCGCTGCCTGAAGACTGCAGCATCTGGCGCAGCGCCGGCAGCTGACCGCTGCGGCTGTCCTTATAGAGCCGGGTAAGCGTGTGGGCCACAGTGAAATATTTCATCTGCATTCCAAGATGCTTGCCGGCCACATCCTCCAGATGGTGCGCCTCATCGATGACAAGGTGCTCATAAGCAGGCAGCAGCTGGTGTCCCGCCTTCACATCCGCGAACAGCTTGGAGTGATTGGTAATGACAACGTCAGCAATTCCGGCTTCATGCTTGGCCCGGTGATAATAACATTTGCGGAACCACGGGCAGGCACGGCCCAGGCATGAATCCGTGTCACTGGCCACGGTCTCCCAGAAATCGCCGCCCCTGCCGTTCAGATTCAGCTCCTCATCGTCGCCCGACTGCGTCTGGGTCAGCCAGACTAACATTTGGGCAGCCGTGAGCGCTTCTTCCCTGGGACTTACGAAGTCCTTTTT
Coding sequences:
- a CDS encoding DUF5590 domain-containing protein gives rise to the protein MKKRRKWLLLGIALFLLLLFGLSQFYAYIMKDQWNERSKAEEVAMNQAGLTDITEAKKSVWDENAIYWVVTGQNGAGTEMMVWVRFTTEGEPAGGVNDIYAAEVAGGTSEEQIRTALAAELPGVEIKRLLPGVYNGEYAWQVFYRDKERYYYKFYRFADGAAIGEGYSLPNS
- a CDS encoding 3-hydroxyacyl-CoA dehydrogenase NAD-binding domain-containing protein, translating into MNFKKIGVIGGGTMGQGIAEMLAAKGLEVLLVEKTSERLDYSYDMIETNLDKQLEKWAITQAEKKLILGRIQKVTHFAELSSCDMVIETITEDLEAKQKVFNQLDQVCPSHIILASNTSTLSLTELASSTMYPERVIGMHFIHPVGKVDLVEIVRGLKTSDTTFEDTKAFVDEIVEKKGVMIYESPGFVTSRLICLFINEAMHVLQEGVASPEDIDDAMRIGYQFQYGPLEMADRFGLDSVLAALENMFREYGELKYRPSTILKKMVRAGQLGMKSGEGFFKYDKDGDRV
- a CDS encoding amidohydrolase — its product is MSSNKTVINGRFLVPGSHQPVLNGYMTIENDLITYIGEEKPVIEDGVSTIDGSRLLFMPGLVNTHGHAAMSLLRGYGDDMVLQAWLQEKMWPMEEKFTGEDVYWGTALSVLEMLKGGTTTFLDMYDHMDRVARVVEQSGIRSVLMRGVIGLCPEDVQNHKLAEAIRFAQDWHGKADGRITTMMSPHAPYTCPPDFFVKFVQAAHDLDLPMHTHMSETRHEVEQNAADYGLRPVAHLEKLGMFTRPSIIAHGVHLNDEEIDILARYKVGVSHNPGSNLKLASGVARVPELLRAGVPVSLGTDGAASNNNLDMFEEMRLAALIHKGVSGDPTAVPAPEALLMATEYGARSVFLDNVGRLAPGMKADFIAIDIDQPHLLPHTDLLSHVVYSASAKDVEHVWVNGLQVVKHGQCLTLDEEEIRRKAQETFEGLLKR
- a CDS encoding redox-sensing transcriptional repressor Rex yields the protein MKSEKISEAVVRRLPVYLRFLNDLQKREIATVSSQELGQKLDLNPAQIRKDLAYFGDFGRKGIGYDVSYLIEKIRHILKLDQQINVALVGAGNLGHALSNYNAYLKDTMKITAVFDSYAPKIGQKINSLTVQPMEELGKTIREQGIRIGIITVPDSEAQAVADILVESGIEAILNFAPVILKTPSNIRIHAADFTTDLQSLAYYLHDGKEETANEQQ
- the dinG gene encoding ATP-dependent DNA helicase DinG; translation: MKFAVLDFETTGTQSVGEIIQVGLAIIEEDRTISRVYGSYVKPGTPIPPFITGLTGITDDDVRDAPELDEMMMELVPLLDDVVLVGHNVAFDFHFLQNALDRCGYLPFQGRILDTIDFLKICFPSLSTYQLGAVSAHFGITHERPHQADSDAEATALVLLQCLEELYSLPLLTVQRINELFQGEDSDLAWFFEGLQQEREMETFQPEGDLTFHRQLALAVGDWTELAPPREDMPGNPVDNVSFTDYMDEVTKRLKDALPQYESREAQEIMIREVNTALQEDKHLLIEAGTGTGKSLGYLLPAIYQSVRTDQKVMVSTHTINLQDQLRERDLPLLTSVVPFPFKAAIFKGRGHYLCLRKFEHKINKKDFVSPREEALTAAQMLVWLTQTQSGDDEELNLNGRGGDFWETVASDTDSCLGRACPWFRKCYYHRAKHEAGIADVVITNHSKLFADVKAGHQLLPAYEHLVIDEAHHLEDVAGKHLGMQMKYFTVAHTLTRLYKDSRSGQLPALRQMLQSSGSEQASEWSGTIDRIYPDLLTVKETWDTLSDKLFAMLPERSDAAAGEAGQLVTRLHPGRKPKEWEELAPLENTLHLSLSDIIRKGDKMLSEMRESESQSSSDSLVTDISGLFKDLASIREQIRFFMGLNDENNVYWMEGSGNYRGKSLQLYAVPVDVSGQLKELFFDKKKSIVLTSATLSVDKSFQFMIDNLGLNEAAEQDRLMTALLPSPFNYREQALLVIPRDFPSVKGSIGDARFVDKLVHSLAEAAVATKGRMLVLFTSYRMLRQVYEPLKEVLASEEIAVLGQGVEGGSRNKLIRRFQDSPAAVLLGTSSFWEGVDIPGEALTCLAIVRLPFQPPNHPLAEAKAELLQAQKKNPFMKMSVPQAVIRFKQGFGRLVRTAQDRGIVIVYDTRVIESNYGKYFLYSLPGPKMEHMLTDQMVPRIAEWLDDGGAS
- a CDS encoding AAA family ATPase; this encodes MPKYWKEVLIGFAPVMLIFMAFVGINIFPVIIAAGMVGALLVLAHLRGGLAVNAGADKKRKKNGPAKLTFEEIGGQDNAKQELREALDFLIRHEEISKFGIRPLKGILLTGPPGTGKTLMAKAAAHYTNSVFVAASGSEFVEMYVGVGAGRIRDLFKDARNRAVKENKQSAIIFIDEIDVIGGKREGGQQREYDQTLNQLLTEMDGIYNNDTPRILLVAATNRKEMLDSALLRPGRFDRHIQVDMPDKKGRKSILDLHAKNKPLHPDVNLDKIAEEAYNFSGAQLESVMNEAAIYMMRENLTQVEHRHLAMAIDKVMMGEKTDRETNQEEKKRVAIHELGHAIMAELLRPGSVSQVTLTPRGQALGYVRHNPQAEQYLYTKDYLEDQIMIALGGAASEEIFYGGRSTGSRGDFDQALNIVETMMKSGLTSLGIANLQMVTTEELMKENSKILDELMIRTREMLENQRHVFDYCLDILMKEEVLSGEQFRCQFRDSVRLPA